In Sphingomonas panacisoli, one genomic interval encodes:
- a CDS encoding hemerythrin domain-containing protein, with the protein MDITQLILDEHAQQRSMFAQIDSIDPKDTEALAAIWGRLKNLLDSHAEAEERFFYPRLMKIGTGGNDADSAAEETEDAIEDHNDIRDTGEAVQKHKVGSKAWFEAVGACNKANSDHMAEEERQGLTDFRKHASLKERHDLAVQFATFEAQHLDGVKVVDKDPDAYVKKHAKS; encoded by the coding sequence ATGGACATCACGCAACTCATCCTCGACGAACACGCGCAGCAACGCAGCATGTTCGCGCAGATCGACAGTATCGACCCGAAGGACACCGAGGCCCTGGCGGCGATCTGGGGAAGGTTGAAGAACCTGCTCGACTCGCACGCGGAGGCCGAAGAGCGCTTTTTCTATCCGCGCTTGATGAAGATTGGGACGGGCGGGAATGACGCCGATTCCGCGGCCGAGGAAACCGAGGACGCGATCGAGGACCACAACGACATCCGCGACACCGGCGAAGCCGTGCAGAAGCACAAGGTCGGGTCGAAGGCGTGGTTCGAGGCGGTCGGCGCCTGCAACAAGGCGAACAGCGACCACATGGCGGAGGAAGAGCGACAGGGCCTCACCGATTTCCGCAAGCATGCCAGCCTGAAGGAACGTCATGATCTGGCCGTGCAGTTCGCGACGTTCGAGGCACAGCACCTCGACGGGGTAAAGGTCGTGGACAAGGATCCCGACGCTTACGTGAAGAAGCACGCCAAAAGCTAA
- the ileS gene encoding isoleucine--tRNA ligase produces MTDDTMPAADYRDTVFLPKTDFPMKAGLAAKEPAILARWAAMDLYGKLRAQRKDRKRFILHDGPPYANGDIHMGHAMNKVLKDIVVRSQTLLGKDAPYVPGWDCHGLPIEWKVEEAYRAKKLNKDDVPVAQFRAECRAYAEKWVAVQREQFQRLGVMGEWDDPYLTMNYASEAVIVGELLKFAESGQLYRGAKPVMWSPVEKTALAEAEVEYEDVVSTQIDVAFEIVEAPNAPELVGAHAVIWTTTPWTIPVNQALAYGPEVGYVLLDTERGKFLVAALLVDQFAKRAGIELPDDLASTLRTWDYLVPWDDQTKFESVLWSGSGANLAGAVARHPMHKLGGFFERSRPFLPGNFVTTDTGTGLVHMAPDHGEDDFELCKEFAFSVQAQNLSLAPVFAVDGAGFYVQEWEWLGGQGSVINKKFVASDGPICSDLRAAGALLAASDDFAHSYPHSWRSKAKVIQRATPQWFIPMDQSQASVEAMVAAQPPMIDPAGMAPPPMGLGLGNGPTLRGLALDAIERTRWVPERSKNRIRSMVEGRPDWVISRQRAWGVPIALYVDRATGEYLRDTAVNDRIVKAFEAGGADAWFTADHQALLGPDYRLADYEPINDILDVWFDSGSTHAFTIEARYGEGVRADLYLEGSDQHRGWFQSSLLESCGTRGRAPYDAVLTHGFALDGNGRKMSKSLGNVVDPLKVIQESGADILRMWVASTDYFDDVRIGKEVLGTASDAYRKLRNTFRYMLGALDGFADSERVAPKDMPQLELYVLDLLGKLDVELKAAAEAFEFNRYLRLLTDFAQDDLSAFFFDIRKDSLYCDAPGDMKRRAYRTVLDVLFHALVRYAAPILCFTAEEAWQARFPSEDGSVHLLDWPDLPKVPGDAPHATNWDDIRALRAQVTEAIEPFRRDKVIKSSLEANVTVPTLPADAAALAETFIVAKVSQGDLAVARTDYHKCGRCWRLLPEVTADGALCDRCAEVVS; encoded by the coding sequence ATGACCGACGACACCATGCCCGCAGCAGATTACCGCGACACCGTCTTCCTGCCCAAGACCGACTTCCCGATGAAGGCCGGGCTGGCGGCGAAGGAGCCGGCGATCCTGGCGCGCTGGGCGGCGATGGATCTGTACGGAAAGCTCCGCGCGCAGCGGAAGGACCGCAAGCGCTTCATCCTCCACGACGGTCCGCCCTACGCCAATGGCGACATCCATATGGGCCATGCGATGAACAAGGTGCTGAAGGACATCGTCGTCCGCAGCCAGACCCTGCTCGGCAAGGACGCGCCCTACGTGCCCGGCTGGGACTGCCATGGTCTCCCGATCGAATGGAAGGTCGAGGAAGCGTATCGTGCGAAAAAGCTGAACAAGGACGACGTACCGGTCGCGCAGTTCCGCGCCGAATGCCGCGCCTATGCCGAGAAATGGGTCGCGGTGCAGCGCGAACAATTCCAGCGGCTCGGCGTGATGGGCGAATGGGACGACCCGTACCTGACGATGAACTATGCGTCGGAGGCGGTGATCGTCGGCGAATTGCTGAAGTTCGCCGAAAGCGGTCAGCTCTATCGCGGCGCCAAGCCGGTGATGTGGTCACCGGTCGAAAAGACCGCGCTCGCTGAAGCAGAGGTCGAATATGAGGACGTCGTGTCGACCCAGATCGACGTGGCGTTCGAGATCGTCGAAGCGCCGAACGCGCCCGAACTGGTCGGCGCGCATGCGGTGATCTGGACGACGACGCCGTGGACGATCCCGGTGAACCAGGCGCTCGCGTATGGGCCTGAGGTCGGATACGTATTGCTCGACACCGAACGGGGAAAATTCCTCGTTGCTGCCCTGTTAGTCGATCAGTTCGCAAAGCGGGCGGGCATTGAACTACCAGATGACTTAGCAAGCACACTTCGGACTTGGGACTATTTGGTTCCTTGGGACGATCAAACGAAGTTTGAGAGTGTTTTGTGGAGTGGATCCGGGGCCAACCTAGCTGGCGCTGTCGCACGTCACCCGATGCATAAGCTTGGCGGCTTCTTCGAGCGGTCCCGCCCCTTTCTACCTGGTAACTTCGTGACGACCGATACGGGTACTGGCCTCGTCCATATGGCGCCCGATCACGGCGAAGACGACTTTGAGCTTTGCAAAGAGTTTGCGTTTTCGGTTCAGGCGCAAAATTTATCGCTGGCTCCGGTCTTTGCTGTCGATGGTGCCGGATTTTACGTTCAAGAATGGGAGTGGCTCGGCGGGCAGGGGAGCGTCATCAACAAGAAGTTCGTGGCATCCGACGGGCCGATCTGCAGCGACCTGCGCGCGGCGGGCGCGCTGCTCGCGGCGTCGGACGATTTCGCGCACAGCTATCCGCATTCGTGGCGGTCCAAGGCCAAGGTGATCCAGCGCGCGACGCCGCAATGGTTCATCCCGATGGACCAGTCGCAAGCGTCGGTGGAGGCGATGGTCGCCGCGCAACCGCCGATGATCGATCCGGCCGGCATGGCGCCGCCGCCGATGGGGCTCGGACTCGGCAACGGACCGACCTTGCGCGGGCTCGCGCTCGACGCGATCGAGCGGACGCGCTGGGTACCGGAGCGGAGCAAGAACCGCATCCGGTCGATGGTCGAAGGACGCCCCGACTGGGTGATTTCGCGCCAACGCGCCTGGGGCGTGCCGATCGCGCTCTACGTCGACCGCGCGACCGGCGAGTATCTGCGCGACACGGCGGTCAACGATCGCATCGTCAAGGCGTTCGAGGCGGGCGGCGCGGATGCGTGGTTCACCGCCGACCATCAGGCGCTGCTCGGTCCGGACTACCGCCTCGCCGACTACGAGCCGATCAACGACATCCTCGACGTGTGGTTCGACAGTGGTTCGACCCACGCTTTCACGATCGAGGCGCGGTACGGCGAGGGCGTCCGCGCCGACCTCTATCTCGAAGGCTCCGACCAGCATCGCGGCTGGTTCCAGTCGTCGCTGCTCGAAAGCTGCGGGACGCGCGGGCGCGCGCCGTACGACGCGGTGCTGACCCACGGCTTCGCGCTCGACGGCAACGGGCGTAAGATGTCCAAGTCGCTCGGCAATGTCGTCGATCCGCTGAAAGTGATCCAGGAATCGGGCGCCGACATATTGCGCATGTGGGTCGCCTCGACCGACTATTTCGACGACGTGCGGATCGGCAAGGAAGTGCTGGGCACCGCGAGCGACGCGTATCGCAAGCTGCGCAACACGTTCCGCTACATGCTCGGTGCGCTCGACGGTTTCGCGGACAGCGAACGCGTCGCGCCGAAGGACATGCCGCAGCTCGAACTGTACGTGCTCGACTTGCTGGGCAAGCTCGACGTCGAGTTGAAGGCGGCGGCGGAGGCGTTCGAGTTCAACCGCTACCTGCGGCTGCTGACCGATTTCGCGCAGGACGATCTGTCGGCGTTCTTCTTCGATATCCGCAAGGACTCGCTGTATTGCGACGCGCCGGGCGACATGAAGCGGCGCGCGTACCGGACGGTGCTCGACGTGCTGTTCCATGCGTTGGTCCGCTACGCCGCGCCGATCCTGTGCTTCACCGCCGAGGAAGCGTGGCAGGCGCGGTTCCCGAGCGAGGACGGGTCGGTGCACCTGCTCGACTGGCCGGACCTGCCGAAGGTGCCGGGCGACGCGCCGCACGCGACCAATTGGGACGATATCCGCGCGTTGCGGGCGCAAGTGACCGAGGCGATCGAGCCGTTCCGCCGCGACAAGGTGATCAAGTCGAGCCTCGAGGCGAACGTGACGGTGCCGACCCTGCCCGCGGACGCCGCGGCGCTCGCCGAGACGTTCATCGTCGCCAAGGTTTCCCAGGGCGATCTGGCCGTCGCTCGGACCGATTATCATAAATGCGGCCGCTGCTGGCGGCTGTTGCCCGAAGTGACGGCGGATGGTGCGTTGTGCGATCGCTGTGCGGAGGTGGTGTCGTGA
- a CDS encoding dihydrofolate reductase, giving the protein MITLILARADNGVIGRDGGLPWHLPADLKRFKALTTGKPMIMGRKTFESFPSPLPGRRHIVLTRDPAWSAEGADVVRSVDEALKLAGDEAMVIGGAEIFALLLEHADRVELTEVHLDAAGDVSVPAFAGWREDAREDHAAEGDRPAYSFVTLAKS; this is encoded by the coding sequence ATGATCACGCTCATCCTCGCACGCGCCGACAATGGCGTGATCGGCCGCGACGGCGGCTTGCCATGGCATCTCCCCGCCGATCTCAAGCGCTTCAAGGCGCTGACCACGGGCAAGCCGATGATCATGGGGCGCAAGACCTTCGAGAGCTTCCCGTCGCCGCTGCCCGGGCGGCGGCATATCGTGCTGACGCGTGACCCCGCGTGGTCGGCGGAGGGCGCGGATGTCGTGCGGTCGGTGGATGAGGCGCTGAAGCTCGCCGGCGACGAAGCGATGGTGATTGGAGGGGCGGAAATCTTCGCACTGCTCCTCGAACACGCTGATCGGGTCGAGCTGACCGAGGTGCATCTCGATGCCGCGGGGGATGTCAGCGTGCCGGCGTTTGCGGGCTGGCGCGAGGACGCGCGAGAGGATCATGCCGCCGAGGGTGATCGGCCCGCCTATAGTTTCGTGACGCTCGCCAAGTCCTGA
- a CDS encoding thymidylate synthase, with protein MRQYLDLMQRALDHGAEQMDRTGTGTRSVFGHQMRFDLSEGFPVLTTKKLHLRSIIVELLWFLRGDTNVQWLHDRKVSIWDEWADENGDLGPVYGKQWRDWATADGGHVDQIAELIETLKVNPASRRMVVSAWNPGELHAMALAPCHCLFQCYVANGKLSLQLYQRSADIFLGVPFNIASYALLTHMLAQQVGLEVGEFVWTGGDCHLYSNHLEQAREQLGRETGRLPKLEILRKPASIDAYEYEDFQLVGYEAQAHIKAPVAV; from the coding sequence ATGCGGCAATATCTCGACCTGATGCAGCGCGCGCTCGACCATGGGGCCGAGCAAATGGACCGCACCGGCACGGGGACGCGTAGCGTGTTCGGCCACCAGATGCGCTTCGACTTGAGCGAGGGCTTTCCGGTCCTGACCACCAAGAAACTCCATCTGCGCTCGATCATCGTCGAACTGCTGTGGTTCCTGCGCGGCGACACCAACGTCCAGTGGCTGCACGATCGCAAGGTCAGCATCTGGGACGAGTGGGCCGACGAGAATGGCGATCTCGGCCCGGTCTATGGCAAGCAGTGGCGCGACTGGGCGACCGCGGACGGCGGACATGTCGACCAGATCGCCGAACTGATCGAGACGCTGAAGGTCAATCCCGCCAGCCGCCGCATGGTGGTGAGCGCATGGAACCCCGGCGAACTCCACGCCATGGCGCTCGCGCCGTGCCACTGCCTGTTCCAATGCTATGTCGCGAACGGGAAGCTGAGCCTGCAGCTCTACCAGCGTTCGGCCGATATCTTCCTCGGCGTGCCGTTCAACATCGCGAGCTACGCGCTGCTCACGCACATGCTCGCGCAGCAGGTGGGGTTGGAGGTCGGCGAGTTCGTGTGGACCGGTGGCGATTGTCACCTTTATTCGAACCATCTGGAGCAAGCGCGCGAGCAGCTTGGGCGTGAAACGGGGCGGCTGCCGAAGCTCGAGATCCTGCGCAAGCCGGCGTCGATCGACGCCTACGAATATGAGGACTTCCAGCTCGTCGGCTACGAGGCGCAGGCGCACATCAAGGCGCCGGTCGCGGTCTGA
- a CDS encoding dipeptidase: MRKWIFGGLGLILIAAVAFFVFAPGIVENQQNKVQPVAFAVSPRAAALQRTLDVADMHADSLLWKRDLLTRSTRGMVDLPRLQEGHYALQIFSSVTKTPKGQNYDGNSGDTDNITTLVIADLQPVRTWGSLLQRSLYHADKLKDFAARSNGQMRLITSAQDLMRLMVDRADPGRWPVAPPSIVTSPPRQPPVGAMLSIEGLQDLEGNIANLDKLYAAGFRMAGLAHFFDNDVAGSMHGLKKGGLTPLGVAVVRRMEKLGMVVDVAHSSHAAVAEIIAMARRPLVSSHGGVQATCKVNRNLTDDEVRGIAKTGGVIGIGYWDAAVCSTKPADVAKAIAYVRDLVGIDHVGLGSDFDGAVTTGFDASQVAAITQALIDRGFSDDDIRKVMGGNVIRVLLAGMVPGK, translated from the coding sequence ATGCGTAAGTGGATTTTTGGCGGCCTTGGCCTAATCCTGATCGCCGCCGTCGCCTTCTTCGTGTTCGCGCCGGGCATCGTCGAGAACCAGCAGAACAAGGTGCAGCCGGTCGCCTTCGCCGTCAGCCCGCGTGCGGCTGCGTTGCAGAGGACGCTCGATGTCGCCGACATGCATGCCGATTCGCTGCTGTGGAAACGCGATCTGCTGACGCGATCGACGCGCGGGATGGTCGATCTGCCGCGGCTGCAGGAAGGGCATTACGCGCTCCAGATTTTCTCGTCGGTGACCAAGACGCCGAAGGGGCAGAATTACGACGGCAACTCGGGCGACACCGACAACATCACGACCTTGGTGATCGCCGATCTGCAGCCGGTACGGACCTGGGGGTCGCTGCTCCAGCGGTCGCTCTATCATGCCGACAAGCTGAAGGATTTCGCCGCACGGTCGAACGGGCAGATGCGGCTGATTACGAGTGCGCAGGACCTGATGCGGCTGATGGTCGATCGCGCCGATCCTGGCCGCTGGCCCGTCGCGCCGCCAAGCATCGTCACAAGCCCCCCGCGTCAGCCGCCGGTCGGCGCGATGCTGTCGATCGAGGGACTGCAGGACCTTGAGGGCAATATCGCCAATCTCGACAAGCTCTACGCCGCCGGGTTCCGGATGGCGGGGCTCGCGCATTTCTTCGACAATGACGTCGCGGGGTCGATGCACGGGCTGAAGAAAGGCGGGCTGACCCCGCTCGGCGTCGCGGTGGTGCGGCGGATGGAGAAGCTCGGCATGGTGGTCGATGTCGCGCATTCGAGCCACGCCGCGGTCGCGGAAATCATCGCGATGGCGCGCCGCCCGCTCGTGTCCAGCCATGGCGGGGTGCAGGCGACCTGCAAGGTCAACCGCAACTTGACCGACGACGAGGTGCGCGGGATCGCGAAGACCGGCGGGGTGATCGGGATCGGATACTGGGACGCGGCGGTTTGTTCGACCAAGCCCGCCGATGTCGCCAAGGCCATCGCCTATGTCCGCGATCTGGTGGGGATCGATCACGTCGGGCTCGGGTCCGACTTCGACGGGGCGGTTACGACCGGGTTCGATGCGAGCCAAGTCGCCGCGATCACCCAGGCGCTGATCGATCGCGGCTTTTCCGACGACGACATTCGCAAGGTCATGGGCGGCAATGTCATCCGCGTGCTGCTGGCGGGGATGGTGCCGGGCAAATGA
- the prfB gene encoding peptide chain release factor 2, whose product MRAEAQSHVDTINEALALLRRFLDWDRALRRLDELNARVEDQSLWNDPKAAQEVMRERRRLDEAINATRSIEQELTDNVELVEMAEAEGDAELEGQAVEALAELAKRADHDKIQALLAGEADANDTYVEINAGAGGTESQDWAGMLSRMYQRWGERHGLKVELVDQHSGEQAGIKSATLLLKGENAYGYAKTESGVHRLVRISPYDSAARRHTSFASVWVYPVVDENIEVNYNESDLRIDTYRASGAGGQHINTTDSAVRITHIPTGIVVQCQNQRSQHKNKAEAYNQLRARLYERELAEREAVANAENATKTDIGWGHQIRSYVLQPYQLVKDLRTGVTSTSPSDVLDGDLEAFMAAALSQRVTGEAVEVEDVD is encoded by the coding sequence ATGCGCGCCGAAGCGCAATCGCATGTCGATACGATCAACGAGGCGCTGGCGTTGCTGCGGCGATTCCTCGACTGGGACCGCGCGCTTCGCCGGCTCGACGAGCTCAACGCACGGGTCGAGGACCAGAGCCTGTGGAACGATCCCAAGGCCGCGCAGGAAGTCATGCGCGAACGCCGCCGGCTGGACGAGGCGATCAACGCGACGCGATCGATCGAGCAGGAACTGACCGACAACGTCGAACTGGTCGAAATGGCCGAGGCCGAGGGCGACGCCGAACTCGAGGGCCAAGCGGTCGAGGCGCTGGCCGAACTCGCCAAGCGCGCCGACCACGACAAGATCCAGGCGTTGCTGGCCGGCGAGGCCGACGCGAACGACACCTATGTCGAGATCAACGCCGGCGCTGGCGGGACCGAGAGCCAGGACTGGGCAGGGATGCTCAGCCGCATGTACCAGCGCTGGGGCGAACGCCACGGACTGAAGGTCGAACTGGTCGATCAGCATTCGGGTGAACAGGCCGGGATCAAGTCAGCGACCTTGCTGCTCAAGGGCGAGAATGCGTACGGCTACGCCAAGACGGAAAGCGGTGTGCACCGCCTCGTTCGGATCAGCCCGTACGACAGCGCCGCGCGGCGGCACACCAGCTTCGCGAGCGTCTGGGTCTATCCGGTCGTCGACGAGAATATCGAGGTCAATTACAACGAGAGCGATCTGCGCATCGATACCTATCGCGCATCGGGTGCGGGCGGGCAGCACATCAACACCACGGACTCCGCGGTTCGCATCACGCACATCCCAACCGGGATCGTCGTGCAGTGCCAGAACCAGCGCAGCCAGCACAAGAATAAGGCCGAGGCCTACAATCAGCTCCGCGCGCGGCTCTACGAGCGCGAACTGGCCGAGCGCGAGGCGGTCGCCAATGCCGAGAATGCGACCAAGACCGATATTGGTTGGGGGCACCAGATCCGCAGCTACGTGTTGCAACCATATCAGCTGGTGAAGGACCTGCGTACCGGCGTGACCTCGACCAGCCCGTCGGACGTGCTCGACGGCGATCTCGAAGCGTTCATGGCCGCGGCGCTGTCGCAACGCGTGACCGGCGAAGCGGTCGAGGTGGAGGACGTGGATTGA
- a CDS encoding class I SAM-dependent methyltransferase: protein MIRAAVALIPAILLVAACDGGPAVVRDKPDNVGPFPAADRPVARIVSARWSTEEARDRLNEAGEVMNKSGVAKGMTVADIGAGEGYYTIRLASRVGKDGRVVAEDIVPQVRDALAQRVVRDRLDNVSVRLGDPANPKLPDNSFDRVLMIHMYHEIEQPYEFLWRIRPSLKATGEVVVVDANRRTVDHGTPPKLLQCEFAAVGYKLVAFDDMPSAGGYMARFQAFGARPEPKDIKACRIAG, encoded by the coding sequence TTGATCCGCGCCGCCGTCGCCCTGATCCCCGCTATCCTGCTCGTCGCCGCGTGCGACGGCGGGCCGGCGGTGGTGCGCGACAAGCCCGACAATGTCGGACCGTTTCCGGCCGCTGACCGTCCGGTCGCCAGGATCGTCTCGGCGCGCTGGTCGACCGAGGAAGCCCGCGACCGCCTGAACGAGGCGGGCGAGGTGATGAACAAATCGGGCGTCGCCAAGGGCATGACCGTCGCCGATATCGGCGCGGGCGAAGGCTATTATACGATCCGCCTGGCGAGCCGCGTCGGCAAGGACGGCCGCGTCGTGGCGGAGGATATCGTGCCGCAAGTCCGCGACGCGCTGGCGCAGCGTGTGGTCCGCGACCGGCTCGACAATGTCAGCGTGCGGCTGGGCGATCCGGCCAATCCCAAGCTGCCCGACAACAGCTTCGACCGCGTGCTGATGATCCACATGTATCACGAGATCGAGCAGCCCTACGAATTCCTGTGGCGCATTCGTCCGTCGCTGAAGGCCACCGGCGAAGTCGTGGTGGTCGATGCCAATCGCCGGACGGTCGATCACGGCACGCCGCCCAAGCTGCTGCAATGCGAGTTCGCCGCGGTCGGGTATAAATTGGTGGCGTTCGACGACATGCCGTCGGCGGGCGGTTATATGGCGCGGTTCCAGGCGTTCGGCGCTCGGCCCGAGCCCAAGGACATCAAAGCCTGCAGGATCGCAGGCTAG
- a CDS encoding bifunctional riboflavin kinase/FAD synthetase has translation MERLSSGSAVPAHLRGGFVALGNFDGFHLGHQAVVGRAVERARAAGKPAIVATFDPHPMRYFRPDSPWFRLTSLDQRAALFGATGVDAMYVFDFDAALAALSAEAFVTERLVRDLGVAGVATGEDFTFGKGRSGDIPLLRALGEEHGFTVDTIAPVQLDGATVSSTRIREALRNGDPREAARLLTRPYTIEGVVQHGDKVGRTLGFPTANIDMANYLRPKFGIYAVRGRLPDGRVLDGAANLGVRPSFDPPKELLEPYFFDFDGDLYGQSIAVELIDFIRPEAKFESLDALKVQMADDVATAKRLLR, from the coding sequence ATGGAGCGGCTTTCCAGCGGCTCGGCGGTGCCCGCCCATCTGCGCGGCGGCTTCGTCGCGCTCGGTAATTTCGACGGGTTTCACCTCGGCCACCAGGCGGTGGTAGGCCGCGCGGTCGAGCGCGCCCGGGCGGCGGGCAAGCCGGCGATCGTCGCGACGTTCGATCCGCACCCGATGCGCTACTTCCGGCCCGACAGCCCATGGTTCCGGCTGACCAGTCTCGACCAGCGCGCCGCATTGTTCGGCGCGACGGGGGTCGATGCGATGTACGTGTTCGACTTCGACGCCGCGCTCGCCGCTTTGTCGGCGGAAGCGTTCGTGACCGAGCGGCTGGTCCGCGATCTTGGCGTCGCGGGCGTCGCGACGGGCGAGGACTTCACCTTCGGCAAGGGGCGGAGCGGGGATATCCCGTTGCTGCGCGCGCTGGGGGAGGAGCATGGCTTCACCGTCGATACGATCGCGCCGGTCCAACTCGACGGCGCGACGGTGTCCTCGACCCGCATCCGCGAGGCGCTTCGTAACGGCGACCCGCGCGAGGCGGCGCGGTTGCTGACTCGGCCCTATACGATCGAGGGCGTGGTCCAGCATGGCGACAAGGTCGGGCGGACGCTCGGCTTTCCGACCGCGAACATCGACATGGCCAATTACCTGCGGCCCAAGTTCGGCATCTACGCGGTACGCGGACGGCTCCCCGACGGCCGCGTGCTCGACGGCGCCGCGAACCTGGGTGTGCGGCCGAGTTTCGACCCGCCCAAGGAATTGCTCGAACCCTATTTCTTCGACTTCGACGGCGACCTGTACGGCCAGTCGATCGCGGTCGAGTTGATCGACTTCATCCGGCCCGAGGCGAAGTTCGAGAGCCTGGACGCACTCAAGGTGCAGATGGCCGACGACGTCGCGACGGCGAAGCGGCTGCTAAGGTGA
- a CDS encoding JAB domain-containing protein: MVYFDPDWRYLGMRHCASGDSGCVAVPIREIARDVLTLDVRLVLMAHNHPGGDHRPSKDDLAVTSRLSRTLDAIGVRLVDHLIVGRNGCTSLRDEGYL, from the coding sequence TTGGTCTATTTCGATCCGGATTGGAGATACCTCGGCATGCGCCATTGCGCGTCGGGCGACTCCGGCTGCGTCGCCGTCCCGATCCGCGAGATCGCCCGCGACGTGCTGACCCTCGATGTGCGGCTGGTCCTGATGGCGCACAACCATCCGGGCGGCGATCATCGGCCCAGCAAGGACGATTTGGCGGTCACGTCACGGCTCTCGCGCACGCTCGACGCGATCGGCGTCAGGCTGGTCGATCATCTGATAGTGGGGCGCAACGGCTGCACGAGCCTGCGCGACGAAGGTTATCTCTAG